One genomic window of Phaenicophaeus curvirostris isolate KB17595 chromosome 21, BPBGC_Pcur_1.0, whole genome shotgun sequence includes the following:
- the SEPTIN4 gene encoding septin-4 isoform X6: protein MASCPELQPGQEIKHFLKEDSEEAELTQLLRDCPVTDSPRKVETPESGWEPGHSLCSVGRVPPDGPDDERDSRTFSRSRPLDFQQHITAPLPLSPNRPRSPWGQLDPYDSSEDDKEYVGFATLPNQVHRKSVKKGFDFTLMVAGESGLGKSTLVNSLFLTDMYRDRKLLNAEERITQTVEITKHVVDIEEKGVKLRLTIVDTPGFGDAVNNTECWKPVADYIDQQFEQYFRDESGLNRKNIQDNRVHCCIYFISPFGHGLRPLDVEFMRALHQRVNIVPVLAKADTLTPAEVERMKNKIREEIDQYGIRIYQFPECDSDEDEEFKLQDQALKESIPFAVIGSNTIVEAKGRRVRGRLYPWGIVEVENPSHCDFVKLRTMLVRTHMQDLKDVTRETHYENYRTQCIQSMTRMVVKERNRNKLTRESGTDFPIPVIPSVPDVETEKLIREKDEELRRMQEMLQKIQKQMKDSL from the exons ATGGCATCCTGCCCCGAGCTGCAGCCTGGGCAAGAG ATAAAGCATTTCCTGAAGGAGGACTCAGAGGAAGCTGAGCTCACTCAGCTCTTGCGGGATTGCCCAGTCACCGACAGCCCCAGGAAGGTGGAAACCCCAGAAAGCGGTTGGGAGCCTGGCCACTCACTCTGCAGCGTGGGCAGGGTCCCCCCTGATGGACCTGACGATGAGAGGGACTCCAGGACCTTCTCCCGGTCTCGGCCTTTGGATTTCCAGCAGCACATCACCGCCCCCCTGCCCCTGAGCCCCAATCGCCCGCGGAGCCCCTGGGGGCAGCTGGACCCCTATGACTCCTCGGAG GATGACAAGGAGTACGTGGGCTTTGCCACGCTGCCCAACCAGGTCCATCGGAAGTCAGTGAAGAAGGGCTTCGACTTCACCCTCATGGTGGCAG GTGAATCCGGGCTGGGCAAATCCACCCTGGTCAACAGCCTCTTCCTGACTGACATGTATAGAGACCGTAAGCTGCTGAACGCCGAAG AGCGCATAACGCAGACGGTGGAGATCACCAAGCACGTGGTGGATATTGAGGAGAAGGGTGTCAAGCTGCGCCTGACCATCGTGGACACGCCGGGCTTTGGTGATGCTGTCAACAATACAGAGTG CTGGAAGCCAGTGGCAGACTACATTGACCAGCAGTTTGAGCAGTATTTCCGTGATGAAAGTGGCCTCAACCGGAAAAATATCCAGGACAACCGAGTCCACTGCTGCATCTACTTCATCTCGCCCTTCGGCCATGG ACTCCGACCCCTGGACGTGGAGTTCATGAGAGCCCTGCACCAGCGGGTCAACATCGTGCCTGTGCTGGCCAAGGCTGACACCCTGACACCCGCTGAGGTGGAGCGCATGAAGAACAAG ATCCGTGAGGAGATTGACCAGTACGGCATCCGCATCTACCAGTTCCCTGAGTGTGACTCTGATGAGGATGAGGAGTTCAAGCTGCAGGACCAGGCACTGAAG GAGAGCATCCCCTTTGCTGTCATCGGCAGCAACACGATCGTGGAGGCCAAAGGCCGACGTGTCCGCGGGCGCCTCTACCCCTGGGGCATCGTGGAAG TGGAGAACCCATCCCACTGCGACTTCGTGAAGCTGCGGACGATGCTGGTGAGGACCCACATGCAGGACCTCAAGGACGTGACCCGGGAAACCCACTATGAGAACTACCGCACACAATGCATCCAGAGCATGACCCGCATGGTGGTGAAGGAGAGGAACCGCAA caaGCTGACACGGGAGAGCGGGACGGatttccccatccctgtcaTCCCCTCCGTGCCAGATGTGGAGACGGAGAAGCTCATCCGGGAGAAGGATGAAGAG CTGCGGCGAatgcaggagatgctccagaAGATCCAGAAGCAGATGAAGGACTCGCTCtag
- the SEPTIN4 gene encoding septin-4 isoform X4, giving the protein MASCPELQPGQEQAMGCVGVLATPEDPEEQPGVQGDGSHPYTLECQEPAAVPALQAIKHFLKEDSEEAELTQLLRDCPVTDSPRKVETPESGWEPGHSLCSVGRVPPDGPDDERDSRTFSRSRPLDFQQHITAPLPLSPNRPRSPWGQLDPYDSSEDDKEYVGFATLPNQVHRKSVKKGFDFTLMVAGESGLGKSTLVNSLFLTDMYRDRKLLNAEERITQTVEITKHVVDIEEKGVKLRLTIVDTPGFGDAVNNTECWKPVADYIDQQFEQYFRDESGLNRKNIQDNRVHCCIYFISPFGHGLRPLDVEFMRALHQRVNIVPVLAKADTLTPAEVERMKNKIREEIDQYGIRIYQFPECDSDEDEEFKLQDQALKESIPFAVIGSNTIVEAKGRRVRGRLYPWGIVEVENPSHCDFVKLRTMLVRTHMQDLKDVTRETHYENYRTQCIQSMTRMVVKERNRNKLTRESGTDFPIPVIPSVPDVETEKLIREKDEELRRMQEMLQKIQKQMKDSL; this is encoded by the exons ATGGCATCCTGCCCCGAGCTGCAGCCTGGGCAAGAG CAGGCCATGGGATGTGTGGGGGTCCTGGCTACCCCAGAAGACCCTGAGGAGCAACCGGGTGTCCAGGGGGATGGTTCCCATCCCTATACCCTGGAGTGCCAGGAGCCGGCTGCTGTCCCTGCACTGCAAGCT ATAAAGCATTTCCTGAAGGAGGACTCAGAGGAAGCTGAGCTCACTCAGCTCTTGCGGGATTGCCCAGTCACCGACAGCCCCAGGAAGGTGGAAACCCCAGAAAGCGGTTGGGAGCCTGGCCACTCACTCTGCAGCGTGGGCAGGGTCCCCCCTGATGGACCTGACGATGAGAGGGACTCCAGGACCTTCTCCCGGTCTCGGCCTTTGGATTTCCAGCAGCACATCACCGCCCCCCTGCCCCTGAGCCCCAATCGCCCGCGGAGCCCCTGGGGGCAGCTGGACCCCTATGACTCCTCGGAG GATGACAAGGAGTACGTGGGCTTTGCCACGCTGCCCAACCAGGTCCATCGGAAGTCAGTGAAGAAGGGCTTCGACTTCACCCTCATGGTGGCAG GTGAATCCGGGCTGGGCAAATCCACCCTGGTCAACAGCCTCTTCCTGACTGACATGTATAGAGACCGTAAGCTGCTGAACGCCGAAG AGCGCATAACGCAGACGGTGGAGATCACCAAGCACGTGGTGGATATTGAGGAGAAGGGTGTCAAGCTGCGCCTGACCATCGTGGACACGCCGGGCTTTGGTGATGCTGTCAACAATACAGAGTG CTGGAAGCCAGTGGCAGACTACATTGACCAGCAGTTTGAGCAGTATTTCCGTGATGAAAGTGGCCTCAACCGGAAAAATATCCAGGACAACCGAGTCCACTGCTGCATCTACTTCATCTCGCCCTTCGGCCATGG ACTCCGACCCCTGGACGTGGAGTTCATGAGAGCCCTGCACCAGCGGGTCAACATCGTGCCTGTGCTGGCCAAGGCTGACACCCTGACACCCGCTGAGGTGGAGCGCATGAAGAACAAG ATCCGTGAGGAGATTGACCAGTACGGCATCCGCATCTACCAGTTCCCTGAGTGTGACTCTGATGAGGATGAGGAGTTCAAGCTGCAGGACCAGGCACTGAAG GAGAGCATCCCCTTTGCTGTCATCGGCAGCAACACGATCGTGGAGGCCAAAGGCCGACGTGTCCGCGGGCGCCTCTACCCCTGGGGCATCGTGGAAG TGGAGAACCCATCCCACTGCGACTTCGTGAAGCTGCGGACGATGCTGGTGAGGACCCACATGCAGGACCTCAAGGACGTGACCCGGGAAACCCACTATGAGAACTACCGCACACAATGCATCCAGAGCATGACCCGCATGGTGGTGAAGGAGAGGAACCGCAA caaGCTGACACGGGAGAGCGGGACGGatttccccatccctgtcaTCCCCTCCGTGCCAGATGTGGAGACGGAGAAGCTCATCCGGGAGAAGGATGAAGAG CTGCGGCGAatgcaggagatgctccagaAGATCCAGAAGCAGATGAAGGACTCGCTCtag
- the SEPTIN4 gene encoding septin-4 isoform X7: MIKHFLKEDSEEAELTQLLRDCPVTDSPRKVETPESGWEPGHSLCSVGRVPPDGPDDERDSRTFSRSRPLDFQQHITAPLPLSPNRPRSPWGQLDPYDSSEDDKEYVGFATLPNQVHRKSVKKGFDFTLMVAGESGLGKSTLVNSLFLTDMYRDRKLLNAEERITQTVEITKHVVDIEEKGVKLRLTIVDTPGFGDAVNNTECWKPVADYIDQQFEQYFRDESGLNRKNIQDNRVHCCIYFISPFGHGLRPLDVEFMRALHQRVNIVPVLAKADTLTPAEVERMKNKIREEIDQYGIRIYQFPECDSDEDEEFKLQDQALKESIPFAVIGSNTIVEAKGRRVRGRLYPWGIVEVENPSHCDFVKLRTMLVRTHMQDLKDVTRETHYENYRTQCIQSMTRMVVKERNRNKLTRESGTDFPIPVIPSVPDVETEKLIREKDEELRRMQEMLQKIQKQMKDSL, from the exons ATAAAGCATTTCCTGAAGGAGGACTCAGAGGAAGCTGAGCTCACTCAGCTCTTGCGGGATTGCCCAGTCACCGACAGCCCCAGGAAGGTGGAAACCCCAGAAAGCGGTTGGGAGCCTGGCCACTCACTCTGCAGCGTGGGCAGGGTCCCCCCTGATGGACCTGACGATGAGAGGGACTCCAGGACCTTCTCCCGGTCTCGGCCTTTGGATTTCCAGCAGCACATCACCGCCCCCCTGCCCCTGAGCCCCAATCGCCCGCGGAGCCCCTGGGGGCAGCTGGACCCCTATGACTCCTCGGAG GATGACAAGGAGTACGTGGGCTTTGCCACGCTGCCCAACCAGGTCCATCGGAAGTCAGTGAAGAAGGGCTTCGACTTCACCCTCATGGTGGCAG GTGAATCCGGGCTGGGCAAATCCACCCTGGTCAACAGCCTCTTCCTGACTGACATGTATAGAGACCGTAAGCTGCTGAACGCCGAAG AGCGCATAACGCAGACGGTGGAGATCACCAAGCACGTGGTGGATATTGAGGAGAAGGGTGTCAAGCTGCGCCTGACCATCGTGGACACGCCGGGCTTTGGTGATGCTGTCAACAATACAGAGTG CTGGAAGCCAGTGGCAGACTACATTGACCAGCAGTTTGAGCAGTATTTCCGTGATGAAAGTGGCCTCAACCGGAAAAATATCCAGGACAACCGAGTCCACTGCTGCATCTACTTCATCTCGCCCTTCGGCCATGG ACTCCGACCCCTGGACGTGGAGTTCATGAGAGCCCTGCACCAGCGGGTCAACATCGTGCCTGTGCTGGCCAAGGCTGACACCCTGACACCCGCTGAGGTGGAGCGCATGAAGAACAAG ATCCGTGAGGAGATTGACCAGTACGGCATCCGCATCTACCAGTTCCCTGAGTGTGACTCTGATGAGGATGAGGAGTTCAAGCTGCAGGACCAGGCACTGAAG GAGAGCATCCCCTTTGCTGTCATCGGCAGCAACACGATCGTGGAGGCCAAAGGCCGACGTGTCCGCGGGCGCCTCTACCCCTGGGGCATCGTGGAAG TGGAGAACCCATCCCACTGCGACTTCGTGAAGCTGCGGACGATGCTGGTGAGGACCCACATGCAGGACCTCAAGGACGTGACCCGGGAAACCCACTATGAGAACTACCGCACACAATGCATCCAGAGCATGACCCGCATGGTGGTGAAGGAGAGGAACCGCAA caaGCTGACACGGGAGAGCGGGACGGatttccccatccctgtcaTCCCCTCCGTGCCAGATGTGGAGACGGAGAAGCTCATCCGGGAGAAGGATGAAGAG CTGCGGCGAatgcaggagatgctccagaAGATCCAGAAGCAGATGAAGGACTCGCTCtag
- the SEPTIN4 gene encoding septin-4 isoform X1 translates to MASCPELQPGQEQAMGCVGVLATPEDPEEQPGVQGDGSHPYTLECQEPAAVPALQAVSAWGAWDHSCPFCHPLGVPVVFPGWWLVPWSICVPPLPPLLSLGCMCPAAVTWELVMPSWAMPPWASTTAVAVTSSFGPQIKHFLKEDSEEAELTQLLRDCPVTDSPRKVETPESGWEPGHSLCSVGRVPPDGPDDERDSRTFSRSRPLDFQQHITAPLPLSPNRPRSPWGQLDPYDSSEDDKEYVGFATLPNQVHRKSVKKGFDFTLMVAGESGLGKSTLVNSLFLTDMYRDRKLLNAEERITQTVEITKHVVDIEEKGVKLRLTIVDTPGFGDAVNNTECWKPVADYIDQQFEQYFRDESGLNRKNIQDNRVHCCIYFISPFGHGLRPLDVEFMRALHQRVNIVPVLAKADTLTPAEVERMKNKIREEIDQYGIRIYQFPECDSDEDEEFKLQDQALKESIPFAVIGSNTIVEAKGRRVRGRLYPWGIVEVENPSHCDFVKLRTMLVRTHMQDLKDVTRETHYENYRTQCIQSMTRMVVKERNRNKLTRESGTDFPIPVIPSVPDVETEKLIREKDEELRRMQEMLQKIQKQMKDSL, encoded by the exons ATGGCATCCTGCCCCGAGCTGCAGCCTGGGCAAGAG CAGGCCATGGGATGTGTGGGGGTCCTGGCTACCCCAGAAGACCCTGAGGAGCAACCGGGTGTCCAGGGGGATGGTTCCCATCCCTATACCCTGGAGTGCCAGGAGCCGGCTGCTGTCCCTGCACTGCAAGCTGTAAGCGCCTGGGGTGCATGGGACCACAGCTGTCCCTTCTGCCATCCCCTTGGTGTCCCCGTGGTGTTCCCAGGGTGGTGGCTGGTCCCTTGGAGTATCTGTGTACCACCTCTCCCACCCCTGCTGTCCTTGGGGTGCATGTGTCCGGCTGCTGTGACATGGGAGCTTGTGATGCCAAGTTGGGCGATGCCACCTTGGGCTAGCACTACCGCAGTTGCTGTCACCTCCTCCTTTGGTCCCCAGATAAAGCATTTCCTGAAGGAGGACTCAGAGGAAGCTGAGCTCACTCAGCTCTTGCGGGATTGCCCAGTCACCGACAGCCCCAGGAAGGTGGAAACCCCAGAAAGCGGTTGGGAGCCTGGCCACTCACTCTGCAGCGTGGGCAGGGTCCCCCCTGATGGACCTGACGATGAGAGGGACTCCAGGACCTTCTCCCGGTCTCGGCCTTTGGATTTCCAGCAGCACATCACCGCCCCCCTGCCCCTGAGCCCCAATCGCCCGCGGAGCCCCTGGGGGCAGCTGGACCCCTATGACTCCTCGGAG GATGACAAGGAGTACGTGGGCTTTGCCACGCTGCCCAACCAGGTCCATCGGAAGTCAGTGAAGAAGGGCTTCGACTTCACCCTCATGGTGGCAG GTGAATCCGGGCTGGGCAAATCCACCCTGGTCAACAGCCTCTTCCTGACTGACATGTATAGAGACCGTAAGCTGCTGAACGCCGAAG AGCGCATAACGCAGACGGTGGAGATCACCAAGCACGTGGTGGATATTGAGGAGAAGGGTGTCAAGCTGCGCCTGACCATCGTGGACACGCCGGGCTTTGGTGATGCTGTCAACAATACAGAGTG CTGGAAGCCAGTGGCAGACTACATTGACCAGCAGTTTGAGCAGTATTTCCGTGATGAAAGTGGCCTCAACCGGAAAAATATCCAGGACAACCGAGTCCACTGCTGCATCTACTTCATCTCGCCCTTCGGCCATGG ACTCCGACCCCTGGACGTGGAGTTCATGAGAGCCCTGCACCAGCGGGTCAACATCGTGCCTGTGCTGGCCAAGGCTGACACCCTGACACCCGCTGAGGTGGAGCGCATGAAGAACAAG ATCCGTGAGGAGATTGACCAGTACGGCATCCGCATCTACCAGTTCCCTGAGTGTGACTCTGATGAGGATGAGGAGTTCAAGCTGCAGGACCAGGCACTGAAG GAGAGCATCCCCTTTGCTGTCATCGGCAGCAACACGATCGTGGAGGCCAAAGGCCGACGTGTCCGCGGGCGCCTCTACCCCTGGGGCATCGTGGAAG TGGAGAACCCATCCCACTGCGACTTCGTGAAGCTGCGGACGATGCTGGTGAGGACCCACATGCAGGACCTCAAGGACGTGACCCGGGAAACCCACTATGAGAACTACCGCACACAATGCATCCAGAGCATGACCCGCATGGTGGTGAAGGAGAGGAACCGCAA caaGCTGACACGGGAGAGCGGGACGGatttccccatccctgtcaTCCCCTCCGTGCCAGATGTGGAGACGGAGAAGCTCATCCGGGAGAAGGATGAAGAG CTGCGGCGAatgcaggagatgctccagaAGATCCAGAAGCAGATGAAGGACTCGCTCtag
- the SEPTIN4 gene encoding septin-4 isoform X5: MASCPELQPGQEAMGCVGVLATPEDPEEQPGVQGDGSHPYTLECQEPAAVPALQAIKHFLKEDSEEAELTQLLRDCPVTDSPRKVETPESGWEPGHSLCSVGRVPPDGPDDERDSRTFSRSRPLDFQQHITAPLPLSPNRPRSPWGQLDPYDSSEDDKEYVGFATLPNQVHRKSVKKGFDFTLMVAGESGLGKSTLVNSLFLTDMYRDRKLLNAEERITQTVEITKHVVDIEEKGVKLRLTIVDTPGFGDAVNNTECWKPVADYIDQQFEQYFRDESGLNRKNIQDNRVHCCIYFISPFGHGLRPLDVEFMRALHQRVNIVPVLAKADTLTPAEVERMKNKIREEIDQYGIRIYQFPECDSDEDEEFKLQDQALKESIPFAVIGSNTIVEAKGRRVRGRLYPWGIVEVENPSHCDFVKLRTMLVRTHMQDLKDVTRETHYENYRTQCIQSMTRMVVKERNRNKLTRESGTDFPIPVIPSVPDVETEKLIREKDEELRRMQEMLQKIQKQMKDSL, encoded by the exons ATGGCATCCTGCCCCGAGCTGCAGCCTGGGCAAGAG GCCATGGGATGTGTGGGGGTCCTGGCTACCCCAGAAGACCCTGAGGAGCAACCGGGTGTCCAGGGGGATGGTTCCCATCCCTATACCCTGGAGTGCCAGGAGCCGGCTGCTGTCCCTGCACTGCAAGCT ATAAAGCATTTCCTGAAGGAGGACTCAGAGGAAGCTGAGCTCACTCAGCTCTTGCGGGATTGCCCAGTCACCGACAGCCCCAGGAAGGTGGAAACCCCAGAAAGCGGTTGGGAGCCTGGCCACTCACTCTGCAGCGTGGGCAGGGTCCCCCCTGATGGACCTGACGATGAGAGGGACTCCAGGACCTTCTCCCGGTCTCGGCCTTTGGATTTCCAGCAGCACATCACCGCCCCCCTGCCCCTGAGCCCCAATCGCCCGCGGAGCCCCTGGGGGCAGCTGGACCCCTATGACTCCTCGGAG GATGACAAGGAGTACGTGGGCTTTGCCACGCTGCCCAACCAGGTCCATCGGAAGTCAGTGAAGAAGGGCTTCGACTTCACCCTCATGGTGGCAG GTGAATCCGGGCTGGGCAAATCCACCCTGGTCAACAGCCTCTTCCTGACTGACATGTATAGAGACCGTAAGCTGCTGAACGCCGAAG AGCGCATAACGCAGACGGTGGAGATCACCAAGCACGTGGTGGATATTGAGGAGAAGGGTGTCAAGCTGCGCCTGACCATCGTGGACACGCCGGGCTTTGGTGATGCTGTCAACAATACAGAGTG CTGGAAGCCAGTGGCAGACTACATTGACCAGCAGTTTGAGCAGTATTTCCGTGATGAAAGTGGCCTCAACCGGAAAAATATCCAGGACAACCGAGTCCACTGCTGCATCTACTTCATCTCGCCCTTCGGCCATGG ACTCCGACCCCTGGACGTGGAGTTCATGAGAGCCCTGCACCAGCGGGTCAACATCGTGCCTGTGCTGGCCAAGGCTGACACCCTGACACCCGCTGAGGTGGAGCGCATGAAGAACAAG ATCCGTGAGGAGATTGACCAGTACGGCATCCGCATCTACCAGTTCCCTGAGTGTGACTCTGATGAGGATGAGGAGTTCAAGCTGCAGGACCAGGCACTGAAG GAGAGCATCCCCTTTGCTGTCATCGGCAGCAACACGATCGTGGAGGCCAAAGGCCGACGTGTCCGCGGGCGCCTCTACCCCTGGGGCATCGTGGAAG TGGAGAACCCATCCCACTGCGACTTCGTGAAGCTGCGGACGATGCTGGTGAGGACCCACATGCAGGACCTCAAGGACGTGACCCGGGAAACCCACTATGAGAACTACCGCACACAATGCATCCAGAGCATGACCCGCATGGTGGTGAAGGAGAGGAACCGCAA caaGCTGACACGGGAGAGCGGGACGGatttccccatccctgtcaTCCCCTCCGTGCCAGATGTGGAGACGGAGAAGCTCATCCGGGAGAAGGATGAAGAG CTGCGGCGAatgcaggagatgctccagaAGATCCAGAAGCAGATGAAGGACTCGCTCtag
- the SEPTIN4 gene encoding septin-4 isoform X2, translating into MASCPELQPGQEAMGCVGVLATPEDPEEQPGVQGDGSHPYTLECQEPAAVPALQAVSAWGAWDHSCPFCHPLGVPVVFPGWWLVPWSICVPPLPPLLSLGCMCPAAVTWELVMPSWAMPPWASTTAVAVTSSFGPQIKHFLKEDSEEAELTQLLRDCPVTDSPRKVETPESGWEPGHSLCSVGRVPPDGPDDERDSRTFSRSRPLDFQQHITAPLPLSPNRPRSPWGQLDPYDSSEDDKEYVGFATLPNQVHRKSVKKGFDFTLMVAGESGLGKSTLVNSLFLTDMYRDRKLLNAEERITQTVEITKHVVDIEEKGVKLRLTIVDTPGFGDAVNNTECWKPVADYIDQQFEQYFRDESGLNRKNIQDNRVHCCIYFISPFGHGLRPLDVEFMRALHQRVNIVPVLAKADTLTPAEVERMKNKIREEIDQYGIRIYQFPECDSDEDEEFKLQDQALKESIPFAVIGSNTIVEAKGRRVRGRLYPWGIVEVENPSHCDFVKLRTMLVRTHMQDLKDVTRETHYENYRTQCIQSMTRMVVKERNRNKLTRESGTDFPIPVIPSVPDVETEKLIREKDEELRRMQEMLQKIQKQMKDSL; encoded by the exons ATGGCATCCTGCCCCGAGCTGCAGCCTGGGCAAGAG GCCATGGGATGTGTGGGGGTCCTGGCTACCCCAGAAGACCCTGAGGAGCAACCGGGTGTCCAGGGGGATGGTTCCCATCCCTATACCCTGGAGTGCCAGGAGCCGGCTGCTGTCCCTGCACTGCAAGCTGTAAGCGCCTGGGGTGCATGGGACCACAGCTGTCCCTTCTGCCATCCCCTTGGTGTCCCCGTGGTGTTCCCAGGGTGGTGGCTGGTCCCTTGGAGTATCTGTGTACCACCTCTCCCACCCCTGCTGTCCTTGGGGTGCATGTGTCCGGCTGCTGTGACATGGGAGCTTGTGATGCCAAGTTGGGCGATGCCACCTTGGGCTAGCACTACCGCAGTTGCTGTCACCTCCTCCTTTGGTCCCCAGATAAAGCATTTCCTGAAGGAGGACTCAGAGGAAGCTGAGCTCACTCAGCTCTTGCGGGATTGCCCAGTCACCGACAGCCCCAGGAAGGTGGAAACCCCAGAAAGCGGTTGGGAGCCTGGCCACTCACTCTGCAGCGTGGGCAGGGTCCCCCCTGATGGACCTGACGATGAGAGGGACTCCAGGACCTTCTCCCGGTCTCGGCCTTTGGATTTCCAGCAGCACATCACCGCCCCCCTGCCCCTGAGCCCCAATCGCCCGCGGAGCCCCTGGGGGCAGCTGGACCCCTATGACTCCTCGGAG GATGACAAGGAGTACGTGGGCTTTGCCACGCTGCCCAACCAGGTCCATCGGAAGTCAGTGAAGAAGGGCTTCGACTTCACCCTCATGGTGGCAG GTGAATCCGGGCTGGGCAAATCCACCCTGGTCAACAGCCTCTTCCTGACTGACATGTATAGAGACCGTAAGCTGCTGAACGCCGAAG AGCGCATAACGCAGACGGTGGAGATCACCAAGCACGTGGTGGATATTGAGGAGAAGGGTGTCAAGCTGCGCCTGACCATCGTGGACACGCCGGGCTTTGGTGATGCTGTCAACAATACAGAGTG CTGGAAGCCAGTGGCAGACTACATTGACCAGCAGTTTGAGCAGTATTTCCGTGATGAAAGTGGCCTCAACCGGAAAAATATCCAGGACAACCGAGTCCACTGCTGCATCTACTTCATCTCGCCCTTCGGCCATGG ACTCCGACCCCTGGACGTGGAGTTCATGAGAGCCCTGCACCAGCGGGTCAACATCGTGCCTGTGCTGGCCAAGGCTGACACCCTGACACCCGCTGAGGTGGAGCGCATGAAGAACAAG ATCCGTGAGGAGATTGACCAGTACGGCATCCGCATCTACCAGTTCCCTGAGTGTGACTCTGATGAGGATGAGGAGTTCAAGCTGCAGGACCAGGCACTGAAG GAGAGCATCCCCTTTGCTGTCATCGGCAGCAACACGATCGTGGAGGCCAAAGGCCGACGTGTCCGCGGGCGCCTCTACCCCTGGGGCATCGTGGAAG TGGAGAACCCATCCCACTGCGACTTCGTGAAGCTGCGGACGATGCTGGTGAGGACCCACATGCAGGACCTCAAGGACGTGACCCGGGAAACCCACTATGAGAACTACCGCACACAATGCATCCAGAGCATGACCCGCATGGTGGTGAAGGAGAGGAACCGCAA caaGCTGACACGGGAGAGCGGGACGGatttccccatccctgtcaTCCCCTCCGTGCCAGATGTGGAGACGGAGAAGCTCATCCGGGAGAAGGATGAAGAG CTGCGGCGAatgcaggagatgctccagaAGATCCAGAAGCAGATGAAGGACTCGCTCtag